A genomic region of Candidatus Pseudomonas phytovorans contains the following coding sequences:
- the pstS gene encoding phosphate ABC transporter substrate-binding protein PstS, with product MIRLMKSAALAVAVSLCATSGAFAAENVRLTGSGASFPAPIYLTWFKDFSKNTAGVTVDYQSKGSGAGVQDFLNKTVDFAASDSAMSEADIAKVAEGVQLLPMTAGEIVLAYNLPGNPKGLKLPRDVYSNIFLGKITKWNDPQIAKANPGMKLPELPITVVVRADSSGTNAVFTKHLSAINADFKKELGEGNTVNWPATDKFIKSPKNDGVTATVRQTPGAIGYIEYGFAKLAKVDFAELENKAGQYVVPTAESGAEALAAVKMPENLVATLPDPEGAKSYPITSYTWMIFRKDNGNPEKAKAMREMVEYGLTQGQKIADSMGYIPLPPSVVDQVRKASANIQ from the coding sequence ATGATTCGCCTGATGAAGTCTGCTGCACTCGCCGTTGCCGTTTCGCTTTGCGCCACTTCCGGGGCCTTCGCCGCGGAAAACGTTCGCCTGACCGGTTCCGGCGCGAGCTTCCCGGCACCCATCTACCTGACCTGGTTCAAGGACTTCAGCAAGAACACTGCTGGCGTTACCGTTGACTACCAGTCCAAGGGTAGCGGCGCTGGCGTTCAGGACTTCCTGAACAAGACCGTCGACTTCGCCGCCAGCGACTCGGCCATGAGCGAAGCAGACATCGCCAAGGTCGCCGAAGGCGTACAGCTGCTGCCAATGACCGCCGGTGAAATCGTCCTGGCCTACAACCTGCCAGGCAACCCAAAGGGCCTGAAGCTGCCGCGCGACGTGTACTCCAACATCTTCCTCGGCAAGATCACCAAGTGGAACGACCCACAGATCGCCAAGGCCAACCCAGGCATGAAACTGCCTGAACTGCCGATCACCGTGGTCGTTCGTGCTGACTCCAGCGGCACCAACGCCGTATTCACCAAGCACCTGTCGGCCATCAACGCCGACTTCAAGAAAGAGCTGGGTGAAGGCAACACCGTCAACTGGCCGGCCACCGACAAGTTCATCAAGTCGCCGAAAAACGACGGCGTGACCGCCACCGTTCGCCAGACCCCAGGCGCCATCGGCTACATCGAGTACGGCTTCGCCAAGCTGGCCAAGGTCGACTTCGCCGAGCTGGAGAACAAGGCTGGCCAATACGTCGTGCCTACCGCCGAAAGCGGTGCCGAAGCACTGGCGGCGGTGAAGATGCCGGAAAATCTGGTTGCCACCCTGCCGGACCCGGAAGGTGCCAAGTCCTACCCGATCACTTCCTACACCTGGATGATCTTCCGCAAGGACAACGGCAACCCGGAAAAAGCCAAGGCCATGCGTGAGATGGTCGAGTACGGCCTGACCCAAGGCCAGAAGATCGCCGACTCGATGGGTTACATCCCGCTGCCACCGTCGGTTGTCGACCAGGTGCGCAAAGCGTCTGCCAACATCCAGTAA
- the pstC gene encoding phosphate ABC transporter permease subunit PstC, translating into MNTPFAIPDNPDSACQPPSTKDFLVDRTFRALARIGVVLVLALVFALVYEVGRKALPGIEKHGFDVIFGSVWDVNQGKYGILPAIWGTLYSAFIALLIAGFFGVSMAIFLTQDFLPAKLAAVFRTIVELLAAIPSVVYGLWGIYVVIPAIRPLTAWLNSELGWIPFFGTSLSGPGLLPAALVLAIMILPTIAAVSQDALTSVPMKTKQAAYGMGTTHWEAILKVMVPSAATGIFGSLVLGLGRALGETMALAMLVGNANTISLSLFAPANTLAALLALNFPEAGPNEIEVLMYAALVLMFITLLVNVLGSMIMLYAQRGNKQ; encoded by the coding sequence ATGAACACACCCTTTGCCATACCGGATAACCCCGATTCCGCGTGCCAGCCACCGTCTACGAAAGACTTCCTGGTCGATCGCACCTTCCGTGCGCTCGCACGCATCGGTGTGGTGCTGGTGCTGGCGCTGGTTTTTGCGCTGGTCTACGAAGTGGGCCGCAAGGCACTGCCCGGCATCGAGAAGCACGGCTTTGACGTGATATTCGGTAGCGTCTGGGACGTCAACCAAGGCAAGTACGGTATTCTGCCAGCGATCTGGGGCACGCTTTACAGTGCATTCATCGCCCTGTTGATTGCCGGTTTCTTCGGCGTCAGCATGGCCATTTTCCTCACCCAGGATTTCCTTCCGGCCAAGCTCGCTGCGGTGTTTCGCACCATCGTCGAACTGCTCGCCGCCATCCCCAGCGTGGTCTACGGCCTGTGGGGCATCTATGTGGTCATCCCGGCGATTCGCCCGCTGACCGCCTGGCTGAACAGCGAGCTGGGCTGGATCCCGTTTTTCGGCACTTCCCTGAGCGGGCCTGGCCTGCTGCCTGCTGCATTGGTACTGGCGATCATGATCCTGCCGACCATTGCCGCCGTTTCCCAGGATGCGCTGACCAGCGTACCGATGAAAACCAAGCAGGCTGCCTACGGCATGGGTACTACCCACTGGGAGGCCATCCTCAAGGTGATGGTGCCATCCGCTGCTACCGGCATCTTTGGTTCGCTGGTGCTGGGCCTGGGCCGTGCGCTCGGTGAAACCATGGCGCTGGCCATGCTGGTCGGCAACGCCAACACCATTTCGCTTTCCCTGTTCGCCCCGGCCAACACCCTGGCGGCGCTGCTGGCGCTGAACTTCCCGGAGGCCGGCCCGAACGAGATCGAAGTGCTGATGTACGCGGCACTGGTACTGATGTTCATCACCCTGCTGGTGAACGTGCTCGGCTCGATGATCATGCTCTACGCCCAGCGGGGTAACAAACAATGA
- the pstA gene encoding phosphate ABC transporter permease PstA, whose product MTDLTTPVAALPSLQRKLEGRALRSVVLTSLAWFAALVASVPLISVLYMLITRGGARLSLEVFTELPPTGFEMGGGFGNAMAGTFVMVGIAAAIAVPVGIMAAVFLAELGPDSKLANAARFAAKMLTGLPSILAGVFAYALVVMTTGTYSAPAGGVALAVLMLPIVVLTAEESMKMVPKIMKDAAYGMGCTRAQVIWKIVLPTGLPAILTGVMLAVARAAGETAPLLFTALFSNYWIYHDGSLAVMNPTASLAVLIYNFSGMPFDNQLELAWAASLVLVMIVLVINILSRVFGKPKY is encoded by the coding sequence ATGACTGACCTGACGACCCCTGTAGCCGCGTTGCCCAGCCTGCAACGCAAGCTGGAAGGCCGCGCCCTGCGCAGCGTGGTGTTGACCTCCCTGGCATGGTTTGCGGCACTGGTGGCCAGCGTGCCGCTGATTTCCGTGCTGTACATGCTGATCACCCGTGGCGGTGCACGCCTTAGCCTGGAAGTGTTCACCGAGCTGCCGCCGACCGGCTTCGAGATGGGTGGCGGTTTTGGTAACGCCATGGCCGGTACCTTCGTCATGGTCGGCATTGCCGCCGCCATCGCGGTACCGGTCGGCATTATGGCTGCGGTGTTCCTGGCTGAACTTGGCCCAGACAGCAAACTGGCCAACGCCGCACGTTTTGCCGCCAAGATGCTCACCGGCCTGCCGTCGATCCTGGCCGGGGTGTTTGCCTACGCCCTGGTGGTGATGACCACCGGCACCTACTCGGCGCCGGCTGGCGGTGTGGCCCTGGCAGTACTGATGCTGCCGATCGTGGTGCTCACCGCTGAAGAGTCGATGAAGATGGTGCCCAAGATCATGAAGGACGCCGCCTACGGCATGGGCTGCACCCGTGCCCAGGTGATCTGGAAGATCGTGCTGCCCACCGGCCTGCCGGCCATCCTCACCGGCGTGATGCTGGCCGTGGCCCGCGCCGCTGGCGAAACCGCGCCACTGCTGTTCACCGCGCTGTTCAGCAACTACTGGATCTACCATGACGGCAGCCTGGCGGTCATGAACCCTACGGCTTCGCTCGCCGTACTGATTTACAACTTCTCCGGTATGCCATTCGACAACCAGCTTGAGCTCGCCTGGGCGGCATCGCTGGTGCTGGTAATGATCGTGCTGGTAATCAACATTCTGAGCCGAGTCTTCGGCAAGCCCAAGTATTGA
- the pstB gene encoding phosphate ABC transporter ATP-binding protein PstB: MVSEATPIVMDCKLDKIFYGNFMAVRDSHVPIRKNEITGFIGPSGCGKSTVLRSLNRMNDLVKGFRFEGHVHFLGQDVYGKGVDPVVVRRYIGMVFQQPNPFSMSIFDNVAFGLRLNRYKGDLGDRVKHALQGAALWDEVKDKLKVSGLSLSGGQQQRLCIARAIATEPEVLLLDEPCSALDPIATRRVEELMVELKKDYTIALVTHNMQQAIRVADTTAFFSVDISQGSRTGYLVEMGPTAQIFQNPREQLTSDYISGKFS, encoded by the coding sequence ATGGTCAGTGAAGCTACCCCGATCGTCATGGACTGCAAGCTGGACAAGATTTTCTACGGCAACTTCATGGCCGTGCGTGACAGCCATGTGCCGATCCGCAAGAACGAGATCACCGGCTTCATCGGGCCATCGGGCTGCGGCAAGAGTACCGTGCTGCGTAGCCTCAACCGCATGAACGACCTGGTGAAGGGCTTCCGTTTCGAAGGCCATGTGCATTTCCTCGGCCAGGATGTCTACGGCAAGGGCGTTGACCCGGTAGTGGTGCGCCGCTACATCGGCATGGTGTTCCAGCAGCCCAACCCGTTCTCCATGAGCATCTTCGACAACGTCGCCTTCGGCCTGCGCCTGAACCGCTACAAGGGCGACCTCGGTGACCGCGTGAAGCACGCCTTGCAAGGTGCCGCGCTGTGGGACGAAGTCAAGGACAAGCTCAAGGTCAGCGGCCTGTCGCTGTCCGGTGGCCAGCAGCAGCGCCTGTGCATTGCCCGTGCCATTGCCACCGAGCCTGAAGTACTGCTGCTGGACGAGCCATGCTCGGCACTTGACCCGATCGCCACCCGCCGTGTGGAAGAGCTGATGGTCGAGCTGAAGAAGGACTACACCATCGCCCTGGTAACCCACAACATGCAGCAGGCGATTCGTGTGGCCGACACCACGGCGTTCTTCTCGGTCGATATTTCCCAGGGCAGCCGCACCGGTTACCTGGTCGAGATGGGCCCTACGGCGCAGATCTTCCAGAACCCGCGCGAACAGCTGACCAGCGACTACATCAGCGGCAAGTTCAGCTGA